In the genome of Sciurus carolinensis chromosome 3, mSciCar1.2, whole genome shotgun sequence, one region contains:
- the Ubald2 gene encoding UBA-like domain-containing protein 2: MSVNMDELRHQVMINQFVLAAGCAADQAKQLLQAAHWQFETALSTFFQETNIPNSHHHPQMMCTPSNTPATPPNFPDALAMFSKLRTSEGLQSSNSPMTAVACSPPANFSPFWASSPPSHQAHWIPPSSPTSFHRLHCPQPTWPPGAQQGGAQQKAMAAMDGQR, from the exons ATGTCGGTGAACATGGACGAGCTGCGGCACCAGGTCATGATCAACCAGTTCGTGCTGGCCGCGGGCTGCGCGGCCGACCAGGCGAAGCAGCTGCTGCAGGCGGCCCACTGGCAGTTCGAG ACCGCCCTGAGCACGTTTTTCCAAGAAACCAACATTCCCAACAGCCACCACCACCCCCAGATG ATGTGTACTCCCAGCAACACACCTGCCACACCGCCCAACTTCCCCGATGCGCTGGCCATGTTCTCCAAGCTTCGCACCTCCGAGGGCCTGCAGAGCAGCAACAGCCCCATGACTGCGGTGGCCTGCTCGCCCCCTGCAAACTTCAGTCCCTTCTGGGCCTCATCCCCACCCAGCCACCAGGCTCACTGGATCCCGCCCTCCTCCCCAACCTCCTTCCACCGCCTCCACTGCCCACAGCCCACGTGGCCCCCTGGAGCACAGCAGGGGGGCGCCCAGCAGAAAGCCATGGCAGCGATGGATGGCCAGAGATGA